In Shouchella patagoniensis, the following are encoded in one genomic region:
- a CDS encoding Cof-type HAD-IIB family hydrolase, with the protein MLPRHLIALDLDGTLLPKNQEISPRTKNALIAAKKAGHLVAIATGRPYRASKRYYKELNLTTPIINFNGASVHHPLDHHYPQTNESIDFETSKRLIRLCNKIGVENIMVEMNDSIYMQHHTGFFASFLTDSTHPVAIGNLEELIDINPTAILVEPKLKCIQPLREALAQTETETTLQRWWKGETSVLEIAPNHVTKATALESVATHYQVAREHIIAFGDEENDLEMISFAGQGVAMDNAISELKELATHITTSNEEDGIAIYLEKALQLI; encoded by the coding sequence ATGTTACCTAGACATTTAATTGCACTTGATTTAGACGGGACGTTACTTCCAAAAAACCAAGAGATATCCCCTCGCACAAAGAACGCTTTAATTGCTGCTAAAAAAGCAGGTCATTTAGTAGCTATTGCTACTGGGCGTCCATACAGGGCTAGTAAACGATATTACAAAGAACTTAATTTAACAACACCCATTATTAATTTTAATGGCGCTTCTGTTCATCACCCTCTCGACCATCATTATCCGCAAACAAATGAATCAATTGACTTTGAAACTAGCAAGAGGTTAATACGTTTATGCAATAAAATTGGAGTAGAAAACATAATGGTTGAAATGAATGATTCGATTTACATGCAACATCATACTGGTTTTTTTGCTTCTTTCTTAACAGATAGTACCCACCCTGTTGCCATTGGTAATTTGGAAGAACTTATTGACATAAACCCAACGGCGATTCTCGTTGAGCCAAAGCTAAAGTGTATCCAGCCTTTACGAGAAGCACTAGCACAAACTGAAACTGAAACGACATTGCAACGATGGTGGAAAGGAGAAACAAGCGTTCTAGAAATAGCTCCTAACCATGTCACAAAAGCAACAGCATTAGAATCGGTCGCAACTCATTATCAGGTAGCCAGGGAACATATCATTGCTTTTGGAGACGAAGAAAATGACTTAGAAATGATCTCTTTCGCGGGACAAGGAGTCGCTATGGATAACGCCATTAGTGAATTAAAAGAGTTGGCGACCCATATCACGACATCAAATGAAGAAGATGGCATTGCCATTTATTTAGAAAAAGCACTTCAACTTATTTAA
- the ctaG gene encoding cytochrome c oxidase assembly factor CtaG — METLLSDLGFRALWTPELLVMLLIVALLYIVLSRETNTNELKKTTFFMLGVIALYFGWGSPLYVTGHVMMTLHMLQMVFVYFIAVPLLLLGIPTKWYEAIIQSKLAFKPLRMIWNPIVALLLFNGLFSFYHVPSMFDTLMLSPVLHSGYQWILLIAAALMWWFIISPMPSSNKLPDLRRIFYIFANGLLITPACALIIFAPSAMYAVYTDPVIWANVMAFCLPSGAGADMILSAFGSPQALAIFDARTDQQLAGVMMKVFQEIVYGIAIGYVFKQWLKKEKLQDGELTISDLPQS, encoded by the coding sequence ATGGAAACTCTCTTATCAGATTTAGGTTTCCGTGCCTTATGGACTCCAGAATTATTGGTTATGCTGTTAATCGTTGCGTTATTATACATAGTGTTAAGTAGGGAAACAAACACAAACGAACTGAAGAAAACCACCTTTTTTATGCTTGGAGTCATCGCGTTATATTTTGGTTGGGGAAGTCCACTTTATGTAACGGGGCACGTTATGATGACTTTGCATATGTTACAAATGGTTTTTGTTTATTTTATTGCAGTTCCGCTATTATTACTAGGCATTCCAACAAAATGGTATGAAGCTATTATTCAAAGTAAATTAGCTTTTAAACCTTTGAGAATGATTTGGAACCCAATCGTTGCATTATTACTATTTAATGGACTATTCTCATTCTATCATGTTCCATCCATGTTTGATACGCTCATGCTGTCCCCTGTTTTACATAGCGGTTATCAGTGGATACTTCTAATTGCAGCTGCGTTAATGTGGTGGTTTATTATTTCCCCTATGCCAAGTTCAAATAAGCTCCCGGATCTTAGAAGGATTTTTTATATTTTTGCAAACGGTTTACTAATTACACCAGCGTGTGCACTCATTATATTCGCTCCTTCAGCAATGTATGCGGTCTATACTGACCCTGTTATTTGGGCGAATGTAATGGCTTTTTGTTTGCCCAGTGGAGCAGGAGCAGATATGATCTTGTCTGCATTTGGCAGTCCGCAAGCACTTGCCATATTTGATGCAAGGACGGATCAGCAATTAGCTGGAGTTATGATGAAAGTATTTCAAGAGATTGTTTATGGAATCGCGATTGGTTACGTATTCAAGCAGTGGTTAAAGAAAGAGAAGTTGCAAGATGGTGAGTTAACAATTAGTGATTTGCCACAGTCTTAA
- a CDS encoding carbamoyl phosphate synthase small subunit — protein MKGYIVLESGEQFEGEWYGTKDAEGEIVFFTGMTGYQEVISDPSFKGQIIVFTYPLIGNYGINPNDFESDGPKAEGVIVAEMESSPSHWEMTEGFMPYLNEHNIPLLTGVDTRAIVKRIRKYGDMRAVLTTNPDKVKVKQTKELEYKSVVPSVSRKEKIVVNEGGEHHIALLDFGCKQAIIDTLVQKGSKVTILPYNTSKKEIDAIKPDGILLSNGPGNPKQLQDVLSNILQLAETYPTLGICLGHQLLALAFGADTKKLAFGHRGANQPVIDRLSGRVYMTSQNHSYVVTETSLKVTSLEARYVNVNDNSIEGLVHSTLPVKSIQFHPEANPGPVDSMHIFDEFLASLKVKGRDHQYA, from the coding sequence ATGAAAGGATATATTGTCCTTGAATCCGGTGAACAATTTGAAGGTGAGTGGTATGGAACAAAAGACGCAGAAGGAGAAATTGTATTTTTCACAGGAATGACTGGCTACCAAGAAGTGATTAGCGATCCATCTTTTAAAGGACAAATTATTGTCTTCACCTACCCGTTGATAGGTAACTACGGCATTAACCCAAATGATTTCGAAAGTGATGGGCCAAAAGCAGAAGGTGTAATTGTAGCAGAAATGGAGTCTTCCCCTTCACATTGGGAGATGACTGAAGGTTTTATGCCTTATCTAAATGAACATAACATTCCTTTATTGACTGGAGTAGATACAAGAGCCATTGTGAAACGAATTCGTAAGTATGGAGATATGAGAGCAGTACTTACGACAAATCCAGATAAAGTAAAAGTAAAACAAACAAAAGAACTTGAGTACAAATCAGTCGTTCCTTCAGTTAGCAGAAAAGAAAAAATAGTGGTTAATGAGGGTGGAGAACATCATATTGCCTTACTTGATTTTGGCTGTAAACAAGCCATTATTGATACACTTGTTCAAAAAGGGTCAAAAGTAACAATCCTTCCATATAACACATCAAAAAAAGAGATAGATGCGATTAAGCCGGATGGGATTTTATTGTCTAATGGACCAGGGAACCCTAAACAGTTGCAAGATGTACTTTCTAATATTTTGCAACTAGCAGAAACATACCCAACGTTAGGTATTTGTCTAGGTCACCAGTTACTTGCACTTGCGTTTGGAGCTGATACGAAAAAGCTTGCATTTGGACACCGTGGGGCAAATCAACCTGTTATAGATCGCTTAAGTGGACGTGTGTATATGACGTCACAAAACCATAGTTATGTGGTTACTGAAACATCTTTAAAAGTAACTTCGCTTGAGGCAAGATACGTCAATGTCAATGATAATAGTATTGAAGGTTTGGTTCATTCAACATTGCCTGTGAAAAGTATTCAGTTTCATCCGGAGGCAAATCCAGGACCAGTAGATTCAATGCATATTTTTGATGAATTTTTAGCATCGTTAAAAGTTAAAGGGAGAGATCATCAATATGCGTAA
- a CDS encoding carbamoyl phosphate synthase large subunit has product MRKSAIKTVLVIGSGPIVIGQAAEFDYSGTQGCLALKEEGIRVVLLNPNPATVMTDETCADAVYFEPLSVASVEAIIEKEKPDGLLATLGGQTGLNLALKLDEQDILKKYGVKMLGTPISSIKKGEDRELFRSLMYELNEPVPDSVIVHSLTEALDFAERTAYPIIVRPAYTLGGAGGGIATNEDELKKIVENGLAQSPIKQCLVEKSIAGFKEIEYEVMRDENDTCITICNMENIDPVGIHTGDSIVVAPSQTLTDKNYQMLRSASVKIIRALGIVGGCNIQFALDPVSDRYYLIEVNPRVSRSSALASKATGYPIARIAAKLSIGYSLHELVNPVTGHTYASFEPALDYCIVKFPRWPFDKFFNADRKLGTQMKATGEVMAIERSFEAALQKAIRSLEIGIYDLCLPTLTDVTESGLWEHVVKADDVRLFALFELMRRGVSIDAIHQKTKIDQFFLRKFSKLIELEKETKQLDFRSVTKEDLQRLKQIGFSDYALSSYWNVDESEIETKRKQFGIVPVYKMVDTCAAEFEAETPYYYSSYFGENEAQPTSDKKILIVGSGPIRIGQGIEFDYCSVHGAKALRKLGYEAVIMNNNPETVSTDYTTADRLYFEPLTKEDIVAVAELEQVEGIIVTLSGQTGISVMKSLEECGLNVLGVSSNTIHELEDREAFYTFLTQLTIPHIPGQTAYSADEALSLAKEMSFPLLVRPSYVIGGQGMEIVSSVKQLAGYLMNHEYSGLYPLLIDTYVRGIEVDMDVLTDGKSIHVAGMFEHIEKAGVHSGDSTAITPPHRIQESMQKRLTEAASKMASQMDYQGIFNIQFVIKNESFYVIEVNPRASRTVPLLAKVTGQPLIEMATKLILGYAIEDLQITTDQPSYYAAKAPVFSYGKLAGLDPLMGAEMKSTGELLMIGDTPEEALAKISAPFEELPSLFKAGTEKSIYIEVGANQKVQAQPTLELLQEQGFTLVMTNFDEWVESEHARALLMIMSPGERAGGEKRMRALSKHLTVLTEIETVEAMMSYFTVKHKPVFAIHEWYAKSKEAITCKKLHSI; this is encoded by the coding sequence ATGCGTAAATCAGCAATTAAGACCGTTCTTGTTATTGGTTCAGGACCCATTGTCATTGGTCAGGCGGCTGAATTTGATTATTCAGGGACACAAGGTTGTCTTGCATTAAAAGAAGAGGGAATTAGAGTCGTCTTGTTAAATCCAAACCCAGCGACGGTTATGACGGATGAGACATGTGCAGATGCTGTTTATTTTGAACCTTTATCAGTAGCAAGTGTGGAAGCGATCATAGAAAAAGAAAAGCCTGATGGTTTACTTGCAACACTTGGTGGTCAAACGGGCTTAAATTTAGCGCTTAAGCTAGATGAGCAAGACATACTAAAGAAGTACGGGGTAAAAATGCTCGGAACACCGATTTCTTCAATTAAAAAAGGAGAAGACCGGGAATTGTTTAGAAGCTTAATGTACGAATTAAATGAACCAGTTCCAGATAGCGTAATTGTTCATTCTCTTACTGAAGCACTAGACTTTGCCGAGCGTACAGCCTATCCGATTATTGTTAGACCTGCTTATACACTTGGAGGAGCAGGGGGTGGCATTGCTACTAATGAAGATGAACTTAAAAAGATTGTTGAGAATGGTCTTGCTCAAAGTCCGATTAAACAATGCTTAGTCGAAAAAAGTATTGCGGGCTTTAAAGAAATTGAATATGAAGTGATGCGAGATGAAAATGACACATGTATTACCATCTGTAATATGGAAAATATTGATCCTGTGGGAATTCATACAGGTGATTCAATTGTTGTTGCTCCTTCACAAACACTAACGGATAAAAATTATCAAATGTTACGTTCTGCATCTGTGAAAATCATTCGTGCCTTAGGAATTGTTGGAGGCTGCAACATACAATTTGCACTTGACCCAGTCAGTGACCGTTATTATTTGATTGAAGTAAACCCGCGGGTGAGTCGCTCCTCTGCTCTTGCATCAAAAGCTACTGGTTATCCAATTGCTCGAATAGCCGCGAAATTGTCTATTGGGTACAGTTTGCATGAGTTGGTAAACCCAGTTACTGGTCACACTTATGCAAGCTTTGAACCTGCGTTAGATTATTGTATTGTAAAATTTCCAAGGTGGCCCTTTGATAAATTTTTTAATGCAGATCGGAAACTTGGGACGCAAATGAAGGCTACTGGTGAAGTTATGGCAATTGAGCGTTCATTCGAAGCAGCGTTACAAAAGGCGATTCGGTCCCTTGAAATAGGCATTTACGATTTATGTTTACCAACGTTAACGGATGTAACTGAATCCGGTTTATGGGAACATGTTGTTAAAGCGGATGATGTTCGGTTATTTGCATTGTTTGAATTGATGCGAAGAGGCGTTTCTATTGATGCAATTCATCAGAAAACAAAAATCGATCAGTTTTTCCTAAGAAAGTTTAGCAAGTTAATAGAGCTTGAAAAAGAAACAAAACAGCTTGATTTTCGTTCTGTTACCAAAGAAGACTTACAGCGCTTAAAGCAAATTGGATTTTCTGATTATGCGTTAAGCTCCTATTGGAATGTTGATGAATCAGAAATTGAAACTAAACGAAAACAGTTTGGTATTGTTCCTGTTTATAAGATGGTTGACACATGTGCAGCCGAATTCGAGGCTGAAACCCCTTATTATTACTCTAGCTATTTTGGAGAAAACGAGGCACAACCAACAAGTGATAAGAAGATTTTAATTGTTGGCTCTGGTCCTATTCGGATAGGTCAAGGCATTGAGTTTGATTATTGTTCGGTGCATGGTGCAAAAGCGCTACGAAAATTAGGGTACGAAGCAGTCATAATGAATAATAATCCAGAAACGGTTAGTACGGATTATACAACTGCAGACAGATTATATTTTGAACCTTTAACTAAAGAAGACATTGTTGCTGTTGCTGAATTGGAGCAAGTGGAAGGGATTATCGTTACGTTAAGTGGTCAAACCGGAATCAGTGTGATGAAAAGCCTGGAAGAATGTGGTTTAAATGTACTTGGCGTTTCATCAAATACAATACATGAATTAGAAGATCGAGAGGCATTTTATACATTTCTTACACAATTGACTATTCCACATATCCCTGGACAGACCGCTTATTCAGCTGATGAAGCACTGAGTTTAGCCAAAGAAATGTCATTTCCACTCCTCGTAAGACCGTCTTACGTCATTGGAGGTCAAGGTATGGAAATTGTGTCGTCGGTCAAGCAGCTTGCTGGTTACTTGATGAATCATGAATATTCCGGGTTATATCCTTTATTAATTGACACATATGTTCGAGGAATTGAAGTAGATATGGATGTGTTAACTGACGGGAAAAGCATTCATGTCGCAGGAATGTTTGAACATATTGAAAAAGCGGGTGTACATTCAGGTGATAGTACCGCCATTACACCACCTCATCGGATTCAAGAGAGTATGCAAAAGCGATTAACTGAAGCTGCAAGTAAGATGGCTTCCCAGATGGACTATCAAGGAATCTTTAATATTCAATTCGTCATAAAAAACGAATCGTTTTACGTTATTGAAGTGAACCCGAGGGCATCAAGAACAGTGCCTCTACTGGCGAAAGTAACGGGACAGCCTTTGATTGAAATGGCAACAAAATTAATCTTAGGTTATGCAATTGAAGATCTCCAAATAACAACAGATCAACCTTCCTATTACGCAGCAAAAGCACCTGTTTTCTCATATGGCAAATTAGCAGGCCTTGATCCGTTAATGGGGGCAGAGATGAAATCAACAGGTGAATTGCTCATGATTGGGGACACTCCTGAAGAAGCTTTAGCTAAGATAAGTGCTCCATTTGAAGAGCTACCATCATTATTTAAAGCGGGGACAGAGAAATCCATTTATATTGAGGTTGGTGCAAATCAAAAAGTGCAAGCACAGCCGACACTTGAACTGTTACAAGAGCAAGGATTTACTTTAGTGATGACAAACTTTGATGAATGGGTTGAGAGTGAGCATGCAAGAGCTTTGTTGATGATTATGTCTCCAGGTGAAAGAGCAGGGGGTGAAAAGCGAATGCGAGCTCTTTCAAAGCATTTAACAGTGCTTACAGAAATAGAAACGGTCGAAGCAATGATGTCCTATTTTACAGTGAAGCATAAGCCGGTCTTTGCAATACATGAGTGGTACGCTAAATCAAAGGAGGCAATAACATGCAAGAAACTGCATTCGATTTAA
- a CDS encoding SCO family protein, protein MKVILGLFVLVTLSGCSWMYELGQSSEFDMTKADITVPAFSYTNQENKPFGSNELKGDYWLANFAFTNCTTVCLTMMPNMSYLQNTLKVEGYDLPFVTFSVDPEQDTPEQLDTYATNIGAETDEWAFLTGYGVEEIESFAREGFKVLVSHGDTPEEVIHPTSFFLIDKDGNIIRKYNGLELNQEEITEDITRVLREDS, encoded by the coding sequence ATGAAAGTAATTTTAGGGTTATTTGTTCTAGTAACATTAAGTGGGTGTAGCTGGATGTACGAGCTTGGACAATCATCTGAATTTGATATGACCAAAGCTGATATAACGGTGCCTGCTTTTTCTTATACAAATCAAGAAAATAAACCATTTGGAAGTAATGAGTTAAAAGGCGATTATTGGTTAGCGAATTTTGCATTCACAAATTGTACAACTGTATGCCTAACAATGATGCCTAATATGAGTTATTTACAGAACACGCTAAAAGTAGAAGGGTACGATTTGCCATTTGTTACATTTTCAGTAGATCCTGAACAAGACACACCAGAACAATTGGATACTTATGCAACGAATATTGGTGCTGAAACGGACGAATGGGCATTTTTAACTGGGTATGGGGTAGAGGAAATCGAATCGTTTGCAAGAGAAGGTTTTAAAGTCTTAGTCTCCCATGGTGATACTCCTGAAGAAGTAATACACCCAACTAGTTTCTTTCTAATAGATAAAGATGGTAATATCATCAGGAAATACAATGGGCTTGAATTGAATCAAGAAGAGATTACGGAAGATATTACGAGGGTACTAAGAGAGGACAGCTAA
- a CDS encoding acetylornithine transaminase has protein sequence MSHLFPTYTKKKIQLAQGKGATLYSKDGKSYLDFMAGIAVTNLGHAHPAVVQALHKQADLLWHASNLFYYDIQEEAAKLLANTSVCDYVFFCNSGTEANEAAIKLARKATEKTHIVTMKQSFHGRTLGSMAATGQADVHSGFGPMLESFSYANFNDVVSLEEAITPNTAAIMIEVVQGEGGVHVMSEAFASALTKVCTQQNILLIIDEIQTGMGRTGKMFAYEHLGLNPDIITVAKGLGNGFPVGAMLAKAPLQEFFQPGSHGSTFGGNPLASAVVIAVLNELTVPGFLDEVDKKAAVWIDSLIKQLQSNTIVREVRNQGFLIGIEMEIPAVDIINACEEQGLLLLPAGKNVVRFLPPLTVTEEEWEQAKVIFSDVVNEFERMKLESSI, from the coding sequence ATGAGTCATTTATTTCCAACGTATACAAAAAAGAAAATCCAGCTAGCTCAAGGCAAAGGAGCTACTTTATATAGTAAAGATGGGAAAAGTTATCTTGATTTTATGGCAGGAATTGCCGTAACAAATTTAGGGCATGCTCACCCTGCCGTTGTTCAAGCACTTCATAAACAAGCTGATTTACTTTGGCATGCATCGAATCTATTTTATTATGATATTCAGGAAGAAGCGGCAAAATTGTTAGCTAACACTAGTGTTTGTGACTATGTTTTCTTTTGTAATAGTGGTACAGAGGCAAATGAAGCAGCAATAAAATTAGCTAGAAAAGCGACTGAGAAAACACATATAGTGACTATGAAACAATCCTTTCATGGAAGAACGTTAGGAAGTATGGCTGCAACTGGTCAAGCTGATGTTCATTCTGGTTTTGGGCCGATGTTAGAATCCTTTTCTTATGCAAACTTTAATGATGTTGTATCATTAGAAGAAGCTATCACACCTAATACAGCTGCTATTATGATAGAGGTAGTTCAAGGCGAAGGTGGCGTACATGTGATGAGCGAAGCTTTTGCATCTGCATTAACAAAAGTGTGTACGCAACAAAATATTCTCCTGATTATTGATGAGATCCAGACGGGAATGGGTCGAACAGGCAAGATGTTTGCATACGAGCATCTAGGACTTAATCCTGATATTATTACGGTTGCAAAAGGATTAGGGAATGGGTTTCCTGTCGGTGCAATGCTTGCAAAAGCACCATTACAAGAATTTTTTCAACCTGGAAGTCACGGTTCTACTTTTGGAGGGAATCCGCTTGCATCAGCTGTAGTGATTGCTGTTTTAAATGAACTGACAGTTCCAGGTTTCTTAGATGAAGTAGATAAGAAGGCAGCGGTATGGATCGATTCCTTAATTAAACAACTTCAATCAAATACGATCGTAAGAGAAGTACGTAATCAAGGATTTTTAATTGGTATTGAGATGGAAATTCCCGCTGTAGATATTATTAATGCTTGCGAAGAACAAGGATTATTGCTTTTGCCAGCAGGAAAGAATGTGGTACGGTTTTTGCCTCCATTAACGGTAACAGAGGAAGAATGGGAACAAGCTAAAGTGATATTTTCAGATGTTGTAAATGAGTTTGAGAGAATGAAACTTGAAAGTAGTATATAA
- the argB gene encoding acetylglutamate kinase: MKISVIKVGGSTLAGLSNQFYEGLAERLDLGEKLVIVHGGGPAINEQLEALAVPNTFVNGLRKTTQEVLTVAESILCGQMNKGIVRRLHQVGIGSVGICGCDAQTFLVRPIDYETLGFVGDITEVNTKLVDTLLENAMIPVIAPIGMDNSGQPFNINADTAAAAIASALHADELVFVTDVDGVFNNGQLISELDERHAKALIADGVIRDGMVPKVTGALASLSDRLTKVRIVNGHNRFKKASGTLIVKESIVIQ, encoded by the coding sequence ATGAAGATTTCGGTTATAAAAGTTGGGGGAAGTACACTAGCGGGCTTAAGTAACCAGTTTTATGAAGGACTCGCTGAACGGCTTGACTTAGGAGAAAAGTTAGTGATTGTCCATGGTGGAGGACCAGCTATTAATGAACAGTTAGAGGCATTAGCTGTTCCGAATACATTTGTTAATGGTTTGCGAAAAACAACACAAGAGGTCTTAACAGTGGCTGAAAGTATATTATGTGGTCAAATGAATAAAGGAATCGTTAGGAGATTACATCAAGTAGGAATAGGATCGGTTGGGATTTGTGGCTGTGACGCGCAAACATTTTTAGTGCGACCGATTGACTACGAAACGTTGGGTTTTGTTGGTGACATTACTGAAGTTAATACAAAGTTAGTCGATACGCTTTTAGAGAATGCCATGATTCCCGTTATCGCTCCAATTGGAATGGACAATTCTGGACAGCCATTTAATATTAATGCTGATACCGCTGCAGCGGCAATCGCATCTGCGCTCCACGCAGATGAACTGGTTTTTGTGACGGATGTGGATGGCGTATTCAATAATGGTCAGCTAATCTCAGAATTAGATGAACGACATGCGAAAGCGTTAATAGCGGACGGAGTTATAAGAGATGGCATGGTTCCTAAGGTAACTGGCGCCCTTGCTAGTTTATCTGATCGATTAACAAAAGTAAGAATTGTCAATGGACATAATCGTTTTAAAAAAGCATCAGGTACGTTAATTGTAAAAGAGAGTATAGTCATTCAATAG
- the argC gene encoding N-acetyl-gamma-glutamyl-phosphate reductase encodes MRVGIIGATGYGGIELIRFLMTHPKIENVMLYSSTQDGMYIKELYPHLANEKGLLLKKLDLKTVASEVETMFLATPPGVSSEWSGLLLEAGISIIDLSGDVRLKDPSIYETWYKRPAANSRLLEQSVYGLSEWNEKKIVNARLVANPGCFPTAVLLGLAPLVKADIVDMDSIIIDAKTGTSGAGKSPSMTTHFSEMNENLKIYGVASHKHTPEIEQELGNWQGKTVSLTFQPHLVPMVRGIMATMYVQSSKHVTKAILSKLFDDAYEKAPFVRLSSEGSFPATKHVFASNFCDIGFTYDERTNRIIVVSVIDNLVKGAVGQAIQNLNIMHGFEQKTGLGFLPVFP; translated from the coding sequence ATGAGAGTTGGTATTATAGGTGCTACTGGCTATGGTGGGATTGAATTGATTCGTTTTTTGATGACTCATCCGAAGATTGAAAACGTTATGCTCTATTCATCGACACAAGATGGAATGTACATAAAAGAGTTGTATCCTCATTTAGCAAATGAAAAAGGATTGTTACTAAAGAAGCTGGATTTAAAAACAGTAGCAAGTGAAGTTGAGACAATGTTTTTAGCGACTCCACCAGGTGTATCTTCAGAGTGGAGCGGACTATTACTTGAAGCGGGTATATCGATCATTGATTTATCAGGAGATGTACGATTAAAAGATCCATCAATCTATGAAACGTGGTATAAGCGACCAGCAGCAAATTCAAGATTGCTTGAACAGTCTGTGTATGGATTAAGCGAATGGAATGAAAAGAAGATTGTAAATGCCCGTTTAGTCGCAAACCCAGGTTGTTTTCCAACAGCTGTGTTACTTGGATTAGCACCATTAGTAAAGGCAGATATAGTTGATATGGATTCAATTATCATTGATGCGAAAACAGGAACGTCTGGAGCAGGAAAGTCCCCATCAATGACGACTCATTTTAGCGAAATGAATGAGAACTTAAAAATTTATGGAGTAGCCTCTCATAAACATACTCCAGAAATTGAGCAAGAGCTTGGAAACTGGCAAGGAAAAACGGTTTCACTAACATTTCAACCTCATCTTGTACCAATGGTTCGAGGAATCATGGCTACGATGTATGTTCAGTCTTCAAAGCATGTAACGAAAGCTATACTATCCAAATTGTTTGATGATGCATATGAAAAAGCTCCTTTTGTAAGGCTTTCGAGCGAAGGTTCTTTTCCCGCTACAAAGCATGTGTTTGCTAGTAACTTTTGTGATATTGGTTTTACCTATGATGAGCGAACTAACCGAATCATTGTTGTTTCAGTTATTGATAATCTTGTAAAAGGAGCTGTAGGCCAGGCCATTCAAAACTTAAATATTATGCATGGTTTTGAACAAAAAACAGGTTTGGGTTTCCTTCCGGTATTTCCATGA
- the argJ gene encoding bifunctional ornithine acetyltransferase/N-acetylglutamate synthase, producing the protein MITKQPISSKIHMIENGNIADVKGFRTAGTHCGLKRKRPDLGIIVCDVPASAAGVFTLNKIQAAPLYVTKESLRRTNGKLQAVLVNSGNANACTGQKGYDDALEMRKLAAQKCNIPEQAVAVTSTGVIGEHLPMEKIRLGVEKLQITDEAKLFSKAILTTDTYTKEVCVELTINNKVVRIGGVAKGSGMIHPNMATMLGFITTDAVIEPDQLQGALSKVTDETFNRITVDGDTSTNDMVLVMASGLAGNDTLNPQHQEWSIFNEALTLCAKTLAKMIARDGEGATKLIEVQVTGAATNEEAGKIAKTIVGSDLVKTAAYGRDANWGRIICAIGYSDCVINPQTIDIAIGPYQTLIQSEPKEVNDDEISAYMDTADTIVIQVNLHCGSGTGEAWGCDLSYDYVRINAGYRT; encoded by the coding sequence ATGATTACGAAACAACCAATATCAAGTAAAATTCACATGATTGAAAATGGTAATATCGCTGATGTAAAAGGATTTCGTACTGCAGGTACACACTGTGGATTGAAAAGGAAACGGCCTGATTTAGGCATAATCGTATGTGATGTGCCTGCAAGTGCAGCAGGAGTTTTTACTTTAAATAAAATCCAGGCTGCTCCCCTATATGTGACAAAGGAAAGTTTGAGAAGAACTAACGGGAAACTACAAGCTGTTCTTGTAAATAGCGGAAACGCAAATGCATGTACAGGGCAGAAAGGTTATGATGACGCGTTAGAAATGAGAAAACTTGCGGCACAGAAATGTAATATTCCTGAACAAGCGGTTGCCGTAACATCTACAGGAGTAATTGGTGAACATTTACCTATGGAGAAAATCCGTTTAGGTGTTGAAAAGCTACAAATTACCGATGAAGCTAAGCTCTTTTCAAAAGCCATTTTAACGACGGATACATATACGAAAGAAGTTTGTGTTGAGTTAACGATTAATAACAAAGTTGTCCGTATAGGTGGAGTAGCAAAAGGGTCAGGAATGATACATCCTAATATGGCAACGATGCTAGGATTTATAACAACTGATGCGGTTATTGAACCAGATCAATTACAAGGTGCTTTATCTAAAGTAACAGACGAAACGTTTAATCGAATTACAGTAGATGGTGATACGTCAACGAATGATATGGTGCTTGTAATGGCGTCAGGCCTGGCAGGAAATGACACGTTGAACCCGCAACATCAAGAGTGGAGTATTTTTAATGAGGCGCTAACACTTTGTGCAAAAACATTAGCGAAAATGATTGCAAGAGATGGAGAAGGGGCAACGAAGTTAATTGAAGTTCAAGTAACAGGTGCAGCAACCAATGAGGAAGCTGGAAAAATTGCAAAAACCATTGTTGGTTCTGATTTAGTGAAAACAGCGGCTTACGGCAGAGATGCGAATTGGGGGAGGATCATATGTGCAATTGGCTATAGTGACTGTGTCATTAATCCTCAAACAATTGACATAGCCATTGGTCCATACCAAACGCTCATACAAAGCGAGCCAAAAGAAGTGAATGATGATGAAATTAGCGCCTACATGGATACAGCAGACACAATTGTGATCCAAGTGAATTTGCATTGTGGCTCTGGGACCGGAGAGGCTTGGGGTTGCGACTTGTCTTACGATTACGTTCGTATTAACGCTGGTTACCGGACTTAG